The nucleotide sequence TTGTCCCCTTCACCTCTACCTCATGAATACTATGGGGTCGTTTTTTGTTAGAATACATTTTTGTTACTTGCTTTTTACccgatttagtttttttttttttttttttttgaaaatattaacacATGAAAGTAAAATAGAATACACAATCATATTGATATTTTGGGGAGCGCTACGAGCAACGACAAATCTAGAACCAACCAAAACTTTAATATATTGATAATATGAATCGTCtttttttatacatttaatATTTACATCATATGTCTATCAAAAATCTTAAGATATTGATTGTATAAGTCGTCTCTCTTATATATTTACTTCAATCTAACAATCTCTTCCTCAAATATGAGTCTTCTACATTCCATACTTGCAACAAATAGAACATGTCTTTGTACTTTACCCTCGAGAAGACTCTCAAAACAAGGATCCAAAATTCTAGGATCCACTCCTATTCCTCCACAAAGTTGAACCAAGACATATACCACTTGTTGAAGAATTCGAAGGAGTTCTAAGAGCAACATCTATTCAGATCAACAAGAGAGCTTGATATTATTTTGATTCAAGCCTTTACAATATTAAGAATATGAACCAACTATTCATTCATAATCGATGTGAGATAAATCACTCACACTTGAACCCATTATTCCCTTTATTCATCTATATAGTAGTATGAAAGAAGAGGTGcatgtaacattttttaaacAGAAAACagagcaaacaaaaaaaataagaaactaGGCTAAAACGGCATGGAAGCACATATTAAAAGGAGGTGGatgtaacacttttttttttaaattttttttttataaaatgtcacATATAAGAtgttgcaaaaagtcatacgtGTATGTAGTAGAGCATTTGTTAAGAGAGTTGTAGACCGTGGTAgagctagaaaaaaaaaattcgggTGGAccattaaattttgaaatattttttatagtatAACTTTTAATTGGAGGATAAGGGAGGTATGAAATCCCCATAAATTAGAAGGTCCGTAAACCTCTGCTAGCTTATAAGCATGACAAAAACCATGTATGCCACTTCTGGAACTGgcaaaaactaaaattgttgaaaaattatttaaaatctcGTAAAATAGacttatgatttttaattttaaagttctCTGAATGGGCCACTACACCATTTTGTGAAGATTTAGATGTACCAAAAATTAAAACTGTtgcaaaattgtttaaaatctcgAAAATAAacctataattattaatttttttttatttttccggatgggccgtggcccaccccaACCCATGGAGGGCTCCGCCACCGGTTATAGATTATTAATATAGGATTaactaatttaactttatttattagcatAAATGTGTGACTGTTTAGAAAAGctatagaaacaacttatgacatgttcatgagttgtttttatattgtttccataagatataaaaataacttacgatatgttgatgagttgttttcagattatttaatttttataatcacttatatgataaataatcatgTTATAAACATTTAACTTAAGTTGTTTATCGAAACATGTCATGCCTAGATCTAAATACCTCGAGGGATAACAAAAGATATTAGAATAGGACTTGTGCCCTTGTTTTTCTCTATGCCCTTGgcttatatatattaaaatgtgaagaaaaaaagggCCTGGTATAAAGAACAAAAAACCAAGTGATCTACCAACCAAACACTcatcttttctttcttcctcACTTCCTACAAACAACAATGGATTCATCACCAAATCTCAGACATCATGCCAAGGATGTTCCAACACAATGTGAAACCTTCCTTCCCGGTAAGTATCCATCTTCTCGCCGAACCGCTTCATTCTCCTCTTATTCATCATCACTttcaccttcatcttcttcccttgAATCATTCTATTTTCTTGATGATCCTCTTCTAAGCCCTGCCACTCCACTTAGATTCTCAGGTGTCCCATTTTCTTGGGAACATTTACCTGGAATTCCCAAGAAACACAATAATTCcaagaaaaatcataaatcatccATGAAACTATTACCATTACCCCCTCCTACTATTACTACAAGTACTACCACACACTCTTCTAAAAAGCTTAATCATGAAGATACCAAGATTAGGAAGAAGAATTCAATTCAAAGGGATGATCCTTTCTTTGCTGCAATGGTTAAATGCTCAaaggatgatgatgatcatgAAGAAACAATTGGCAATTTATGGACTAATGGAGATAAGGTTTCAAGGAGTATTAGTGATCGTTTTGGATTTATTAGCCTTTATGGTTCTTGCAAGAGAACTTGTGCAGTTTCTGAATCTTTAGTTTACCTTCCAAGCACAAGAAGAAGCACTTATCAAAAAGTTAATGGCAGGTCCCTTTGAGATTTTTCCAATCAGTGATCCCAAAATCTACTTGTGTTCATGTTGTTAATTACTAGAAAGAGGTatcttgttactttttttttaactttttaattaaacCTTGatctttgttttattgtttctaAAATATGGTATGTAAAGACAAGTATGTCTTTGGAAACCTAAGTTATTACTATTGTAATATATTATCACAAGTATAGGAAGCAgtgtttatttttaatcattttgttttttggaattttGTGGCATTAGACATCTAAATCTCTGAATACAATATATGCTCTTTGCTGTATGTCATGAGATGTATCATATTATGAGTGAAATTTACATGATCCCATGTGGGAATAATGTATAGGACCATGGTGGAAAGATACTTCCAAATTATTGATTTGactttttattctattttctatGCATTTGTATTTCAAAATGAATTAGATTCCCTAAGATTTTCATTGATGGCTTTGTTTTTGTGTATGATGATGTTTGATAAGAACAAGTTGTTGAGCTACCACATCTCTCTCTGTCCAGAGCTTCCAACACAactacaaaaataattataaaccttccatatttttttttttgaagattagTTAGTGGTGAACCAAATTATCACCCTTGGATAATATCTCCCTCTTTTCTACTTCCCAAAATATACAATTTGAAGGTATCACTTAAATTGGGGGTACTATCATTTTTCTAGTAGAGCATGATTAACATTACTTTAGATGATTTTACTTTGAATTTATAAGATATTGATGCTGAATCAAGTACTTTTCACTAATATTCTGCTGAAACATAGTAAATATTTACTGGACAAATTTGCTTTGTACACATAACAGTACAATTTAAGATTCACATGTTTCATTTGGTTTTCCATTTGTGACATTTGTACAAATTTACATGTACATTCTCAACCAGCATAAgtggaaaatggtttttgtaTTGGATGATCACGTACTATACTATAGGCTATAGCACTTGTAAGGTACAATTAATGTCTAAAATTACTCGCGCAAGTcacttatatgtttttttaatgataaatgttagtaattatttgtttgattaattttttctcCTTCGTTTATGTTTGAATCCAGAACTTCAAACTATATACCTTTTAGCTCAAATCAGTTGAAATACTTAACATTTCTACGATACTTCATATGAACCTACTAAATTTTTGATTAATGAACTTTAACTTAGGTCAAATTTTTAGACAATATAcaagtgaaattttaattgattaGACCTACAACAAATTGATGTGAACAATTTGTTCTTAAGACAAAAGAGACATTTTGCAATGTTACTTTGTTTCACCTTTCTTAAGGgagaaaaatacaaatttttactTAATATCATAACAAGTGAGTAGACACCCAACTCAACTATCATCATAATTGATGTAGACAATCTTAGAACTGAAGTTATGTAAATGGGCCCTTCTTGTTTTCCCTCACATGATCATAATACATTCAATACATTTCCAATAACAGATCTACTAACTACTATTAAATCCATTTTGATGGAAAGGttcattattttaatgtttgaagTCTCTATGCTCGTGTAATAGTCCtagccaaaaaataaataaataataacccTTTTATATTTGTTCACTTTGGCTGTGAAGCATGTAATGAAATGAAAGCTACATCACCATATATTTTTGTCATGTTATGGTAGTGGAAGTGCTAAAAGCATAACTATATCATGGGCAAGAGGCCCAGTTGCCTCCTGATAatgcattattttatttagcGGTATCATAACCTATGCTCAAAAGGGTATTCATAAAAAGATCAATAATGCAAGTCAATGAAACTACAATGTAATGTTCATTATAAACAAGACTACAATGTTTGATATTTTGTAGTGAAAATGATGTAAGCTATAGTGTCACTACTAACTAatgtaattattaaaataaaaatatccatCGTACCAATAAACAGCGGTGGATCTTGAAAAATTTTCTTGGGGGTGCCAGTAttgtatgaaatatatatgaaacTGTTTGAAAGAAATATCATAATTGTTAACTGATCCAGTGATTTATTTTGCTTGATTGCAGAGTAGGGGGTGTAGGTTTGAATCTACGtaaggtctttttttttttaacaaaatagaaaaaatataacagaaaaataaagaaagagggGATGGCACCTCCATATGAAAAACATACTTCATTTCCGCTGCACCAACTGAGTACTAGTGTTAAGGTTATGCCTAatctaatatatatagaaaacttTGGGGTACCATGACACCTGCCAGTACCAAGGAAGATCCGCCCCTgccaataaaagaaaaatccaaaaacaataaaaatactACAGAAGTACGGAAATGTGAATCTAAATTGCACatacggaaaaaaaaaacattgatgtccaagaaaaataatagtagTCTACAAAATTGCACATAGTAGAGGGAGATGCGtcaacaaaaaatttcaaatcaatcagACGCATTAAATTGTtcaaataatttcatttcatgtcGACCATGTATAAGAGTTGAATTTTTGTTGGGAAAACAGGTAAATGCCAATAATTAACTCACACACCCAAACATTTTAGATGAAACATATAAGAATACAGAATAAAACGAAAATAATAGTAtatatgcaattatttaacGTGGATTGACACCTATTGTCTATATCTGTACAAACACATCAATATAGTTTATTCATTATCTCAAGTAAGATTACAATAATTTGTAATCTAAACATAATACATGTATCATCCAACAAGAGTTATAAAGAATTGCAACACTTACATTTAACATATCAAATTATAAGTTTGTTGAAGGTGTTTAAGATGTTTGAGCAATTGTTTTCAATGACTTTGTCGATTAGTTTAAATCAATTAGCATTAAGAGACCTAATTGAGTGAGGATGAAGTTAAATAAGCAGTCTGAGATTGTGATGGTTACAAAAGTCACGACCCAAATTGGAGTATGTAGTTTCTTTGATGGCTAAAATGAATTTATCTTAGGAAATGGAGGAGATGGGTGATAGAGTGTACGTCATCTATTTCTGTTTTGGTCAATGGAAATCCGATTGAGGAATTTAGATTAGGGAATGGACTGCAATAACATTTCCTTTTAAGTATTGACAATTTTCTTTTGAGTATTTTGGCCTATCCATTGAGTGTAATCCAAAAAATATTCACTTTGGTATCATTTGTCTGAGATTATTCAAAGAAGCCTTTTCAGGCGGAAATGTCGTAGTTAATTCAAAGAAGCCTATTCAATTGGCAAATTAtatggtacacccaacattttgagtgtaccggtacaccaaacattaaaataataattaaattgattgttttttgaaggaaaaataattattttctatcattgacaattataataattaaatcttatttaccaaaagcgtcgatgaaataaaatttactttttttgaatttttattgctcataatgaagaatattgattattttttatgagaaaatgttaaaaatttaatataattcatataaacaatgacAAGAAAATTTCAAGACAGTGTATTTGTTAACACATTTCTTTAATTACACACCATTACCTCCCTTGATTTCCggcaaataacaaatttaattggCTGAGACCTTTTCTTGATtaattcttgataaaaaaaactctctAGATAAATAACAATGCTCATTGTTTCTCTCATTGAATATATTTTCAAGTCATTTCTATGGGGTAGTGAGGAGATGCGTAAAATTCACTCGATGATTTAGGAATAAAGTGTATtcaaataatgaaaaagaatgGTCTAAGCCCATGAAGGATTCGTGAGTTTAAAATCGCTTTATTAAATAAATGGTGTTCGCGTCCTACGTCTTGGCCTCCTTATAGATTAGTAATATTTATGTAGATACTCATTGACATCTTTATAGGTTAGATTACCAACAAAAGATAATTAGTCTAGGTGTGAAGATACACTCCTGCAAACTCTTGCTTGTATAGGAGGGCGTGAAATGAAAGTTTTGGGGAGTATCTACAATGcaattttgaattgttttgaTATTCCTTGTGCTCTTCCGAGTAATGTTTGTAACCATGTTCAACAACTTTGTGACTTTGCATGTGTACATGCATCAAGATAAAGATGTCAAGTAATTTGGTTTGTTTGCAATGGTGGATTTGAAATATGACTTGATGAGtgatttcaacattttttgttttgttatgaattaAATTGACGGTGAACTAATTCACTAGAGTGTTTTTGTTACGAAATAATTGAGGTTTAAGGTTTGTTTCTTTGTGACTTGATTGTTTGTATACTTTTAAAGTCTTTATTAATACaccttatgttttttttttttttttttttttggtagatagacgaaatggcaaattATGTTAGTAAGGATATTTTGTTGTTcgtaatatatctcattttgacttgttaaaaaaatgtttgtatcGAAAATTCCCAAATTATTTATTGGAGGTGATATctctaaatattgttttttctttcttcctttttttaagGGATGTTGCCACATAGTCTGTTGAGTCCATTTTTGGCTTAAGAACAACATATAAGTCAAAGCTTCATgtaataaagaagaaaaacaacaagAACCTTCCGATACAGATTTGTTATAAACAACACTTTAAGAACATATCtcatttgtttgtttcaatctcaATATTCATATACTGGTCGGGAACGTGAGAAAGAAACACACACCTAATATCTCAAACTTATTCGAATCGATCAAAACTTTTTCCTTGGCCTAATTTgttgaataaataattataggAAAACCTTCAGTTTAGCTTcatgataatatttttattttcttttccataaTAATATATCTCTTCCTCCACAGCTCTACAATTACTCCACAAGTTCCCaactattcaaaaaaaaaaattaatatatgttgtGGAACAAGATGGGCCCCACAAATCTCTAAGCAACCCAAGCTCGTGCACCTTTGAGGATTGCATAtaaatgcaataaaaagggTGTTGAAACATAATAATTGATGTGAAagtttttttgattttatttaagaaaaaaataataattttgtattaATTTCATCATCACGATATGTAGTGAAGTTGCTACAATTCTCCCACGCCGACAGATAATTTCTACATAAATTATTAACCATAGTCTTATTTTTGCTTGGTGCTAAAGACTCCTTAGGAATTGGGTcctctcatttttttttctttcatcctTTCGGATATAGCGTCCCCAAAATTAGGATATAATTATAGCAGATGCGTGCTAAGAGGGAGAGCTCAGAATGATAGTCAGCTgcttaataataaatatatatttaataagaAAAGGGTGGGAAATTCTATTCATATTGACTatacataaatattaaatattagtgTGTCAAtgtgatttaaaattttcatatttgataTGAAAATTGTTAGCTTTTATCAAACACAATATATGAAATCCATAAgttaaatctatttttttaactcTCCGATTCTTAGAGAGATCATAATTATATGAAGTTTAGTTGCGAGATAAGTAAAATTTG is from Medicago truncatula cultivar Jemalong A17 chromosome 1, MtrunA17r5.0-ANR, whole genome shotgun sequence and encodes:
- the LOC25484979 gene encoding uncharacterized protein, which codes for MDSSPNLRHHAKDVPTQCETFLPGKYPSSRRTASFSSYSSSLSPSSSSLESFYFLDDPLLSPATPLRFSGVPFSWEHLPGIPKKHNNSKKNHKSSMKLLPLPPPTITTSTTTHSSKKLNHEDTKIRKKNSIQRDDPFFAAMVKCSKDDDDHEETIGNLWTNGDKVSRSISDRFGFISLYGSCKRTCAVSESLVYLPSTRRSTYQKVNGRSL